The nucleotide window TGGACATACGCATTGTTGTAGTAACCGAAAAACCATCCTATTTTCTATTCATGCCTCTAAATTTCAAGCTAATGGAATTAAACTGTAAGTATGGCTTTTATTGCATCAACAAATGAAATTTGTCCGTAACCTTATACCTCATCACTTGATTACGCGTTACCTACATTTCCATAGAAAAAAATGATTATTACCTGGAAATTTTTAAGTTAAAATAGTTATGTATATAATTGAAGGAAAAAAGAAACCTTTTATTAGATCTTGAGAAATATTAACCCACTCTGGTGCCAACACTTGCTCCTCAATCTTCGTCCAAGGTATGCTTTCTCTCTTGCTGCTCGTTCATCTTGTGTCCGTTTTCCCTATGGTTTATAGATTTTATGGTTGTGTTTCGAGCACAACTTCTTCTTCATTTTGGGTTATAGAAACAAAATCGTGCTCAACTTTTTGGGATGGTTGTTGTTGGCACTTTGTTATTGTTGCATTTGCATTTGGTGCATATGCAGTTGAAATTCGTTCGGTTTTTAGCTAAAACCTGTAAACGAATACATAGAGCGATCTACATGTGGTGTATGATGGTTTGGACCCATAGTGTAAATTTTAAAAAGGTTATTTGAACTAAATTGggtaaattgattttttttattttaaaaaactgACTGTTGAATGGTCCTCACCAACAGCTAATCTCTTGGAGATTCCATGATCGTCATGATTCACGATTTAGGGGTTGTTCACTAGTAGCCACGACACCCCTCCACGACTCACATCTCATGGCCTTACTAAACTACAATGTTACATAGGTGATATGGTAAAATGTTACCTCTGCGCATGTTTTTTTAAActattagtgtcacaccccaaccgatggcggaaacatcgggatgagacgaagtgtgtatagattgctagagacgtcataacactatgtgacaatatttaattaaattcaaatttcattgcgatactaaattgtcatacaagattcaaatagaaataacaacattgtttcaaattgCAACATAATAacaaaagatagattaatctaggtgtgtatctagtccaccctaaatcgcGTTTCATCTTGAAGTATCACCTCaacaattaacctgcaacatgtattaaaatagagttcaatgcaaaagcaaatgcgagtatacaagttgactacatagcataatagaataaaaactcatatccaacatgttacataatgaataaatttactagcaatgcaattttcggcgtacaatatgatcaaacccaagaatacaatGCATAACAAGCCTAATCCCAAAAGTTTAGCGGGATGGTaaagtttaacttaacaatacccacaaGAATAACGGGCGGGGCGTCAATCCTATAgggctataattgttaaggtgggcgagcaaagttaatgagcatataacgttccaaatcattcatagagcatacaagcatagcaaatattcacaatagtttcatgtcacgttcatagatagagtatgttttgtttaaacataaaagttgttttgaatagacatacatgttgcatcccaaagtgtaaaggggaaaaggggatcgagtatactcacggtttacaagtcttgacttggaagatccgagagtaagtttggtggatgatttagcttggagcacctagtccttctacacgaggaaacgtaggtgtgtgagtttggcgtttacggaagattaagaatatggaataacttagtataaagaaaatatatgtgtataaaaataatcatcttttaaACCTTATAACCATCATATGATACTAggtaaccaatatggttatttaatgtttttcatgggtagtatacccattagaatcatattaaggtttaggtcttggatgatgttctacttctttaacatgtaaacataagtttaacatcaaaggttcgaaagAGTATGTGCTTATACTTAGGTTAAATGTTACATATTATTTAGGTCCAATATTTCatgtaggaggtagaagatttaatctccatttaggcacctcttagttacaaggatgtcatgtatggggtaggaagactaagcttccatttaggcacccctttgatgttcaccacttcacttgatgtaaagacaaccaaggagggtcacgaactaaggtTTATACAAGTATGTAAATGAACTAagctaagagaaatcatcaaatcatgtgaggattgtatgtttggacaacccaagttgttccataatcactcatgcatcaaagtctaagtttgacatgacttgtgggtcaaaccctaaacaaaacaccaagtttatgaggtttaatcctctgattttaagtgtctcaaccttgtttttaagcttaaccaaccacgaaaagtgttgtaagcattaggacataggtttgagatgagtagACTCAAGTTTGATAAGAAGTAACAAGTCTTTGaataatataaaacaaaacagaaagttttggtCCTTTTTAGGGCAATTCCAAGCATGATTtctccaaggaaaaaccaaggaatcaaacccaaggacataacaaagcaataagaagaagaaccaagtgatttggttgagaaatgagcaagttacactcactttagtaaagtttcacgaatctgtccaaaactcagattctcagctgattagagagtagtttagtgaagatttaggagttgtgaaagtgtaaaaagggttggagaaggtgggtatttataatggaagagttataaggtgattggaggtggattaaaggtgattgggtgagttaAATTCTTGGGATTTCGTGCAACCAGCACAAGaaacacacattctgccgaaacaGGGGCTTACCGTGACGCGAGGGGGGCTtggcgtcacgcggcgccctTGTTCCAACAAGTTTGATTTTGTTGCACTTTGGCCCCTGAAGTTTATGTTTGATtctttttgatgcatttttgatagtttagggacttgttttgatataaaagcatagtataaggtgaaATCAAGTACGACGATCATGATCAaagtataattaagcgtataaatgtcataactaAGTATCGTtatcgttcaaaacacgttcaatgcataagtttagtttaattacaagcttagcacatagtttccaagaataacgttTAAGCACAAATTGATTCActaatcgaacatacgagcataatcAGAGTGCGtacaacataaatgtaacaaaatacaagttccattaatgatccaagtctcggtttgacaatgattacaaggaaaggaacgattacaagaatacaaagtttccaaaaatagaaatacgaataaaactttctataaatggaaagtacaaaagagccgggcgttacaatTAGTATTGTATTGTAGTATATAACAATTATCAATGTTAGTTATGCGTATTATAGTAATATAGTATGTAACAATTACCATTTCTATATACTACATTTTATATGGAGGGGAATAGTGCTAGACAGCTGTCTGGCAATTCACCATTGGTCTAaccaaattatgattttgccctcagtcaaatttacagttttttcctgtcaaattacgatttttagtgtttttttaaacaaaactatggtagtgttttgttttaattggttgactcggtgtaatttttattcgtgccaGGCGGCTAGCTGCCTGGCACATGCTAATTTGTCctaaaaaattacaattttgcctccaaattaaaattataatttttccATCGTTCTAGTTTTTTCTAGCAAAAGTATGGCAacgttttgttttaattggttgactcgatataatttttttaagatCGTATTATGAATAACTCGATGGTATGCATGGAAAAAACTAGTTACCAATTACCAATGTCAGTTACGCAAAAGGAATATAGTATACTAAAGGGCTGGCAATTGGGTACTtgttaagacacgattagacctgtttgactgaaaaatacaccctttgacatttttaatttttaaaataattaaaattacaatgttaggatctatcatttatttatctttgtacataaaacataaaactgttttataaacatgaggtagaaagtagttaaacgagtcgtaatcatgtttgaaacttatgttgtgcGCGCCGTCAGAAACCTGTTAAAGACACAATTTGTCAACCATACTTCTTGCCTCTTTCAAGTTGGTCAAAAGAAGGGCCATTTTTGTagtcttagagcattcacatccagccccctaaaattatacatacattccactaaaaagcaactcctatatcaatatatttccactaaaaacaaatactttttctctctcattcccaattaaataatatttttatacctttatcattacatttttctctcttcttcacccacaaccactttcaatatatattaaaaaattatagtgggtgacagtgtccccccaaatatacagatgaacagtaacattttctctctcccccacacacaaccattttttatactctagagcattcacattcaatcCACCAAATTGTGTGAGTGGAACTTTTATAATAtgaaaagtataaaaagtggttgtgagtggaggagagagaaaatgttactgttcatctgtatatttgaagagacactgttcaccccctatagttttttaatatattttgaaagtggttgtgagtggaggggagagaaaagataatgacaaaagtataaaaatatattatttaattgaaatgagagagaaaatgtagtgtattttagtgtaatttagggtgaaaaaatggtggaatggatgtgaatgctatACTCTTATTAAAAAAAgaacattttatttatcaatttacaattattaatttattaatttacAATTGGGGCCAGGGTTGCAGTGGAACGCGGGCAAAATCATAGACGAACCGGTTAACATTTTGACTACGAACGATCTCCTCTTTctgctaccaccaccaccaccaccgccgcggTGGCGTTCTGTTACGGCGGCGGTAAGTAACTCTCTCTGATTCATCTTCACCGtcctacacaaaaaaaaaacgcTCTTAATTTCTCTATCAATTAGAGTCAATACAAGCAAGCATCCGAAATGCTATTTCTCTACAAACCTCCGCGTTGAATGCGTATTTAGGTATCTGATTTTTGCACTATTATGTATTTAAAATTGTAGTAATTAGATTGTTCGTATGCAGTTTAATCATGTTGTTCTAGGTTTTCGTTGTCTGATAATTTGATTTGCATTACTGGAAGTCTGGAACTAAAGCCAGATCGTTGATTCGTATCGTGTGAGGATGTGTTTTCGAGGTTTATGCGTGATTGTTAGTTTGATGTAACTGCCATGTGTTTGTGCTAGGGTTTGGGTGAATTGGTTacattttgtgtgtgtgtgtgtgtgttagggTCTTGGGGGCATAGCAGGCTACTTGAATTATTGAGAATAATTCAGAAGGTAGAAGATGTTAcctaattttaattatttttcgaGATTATTAAGTTTTCTATTTGTTGCAATTGGTCCAGGAATTTGAGTTTTTATTCGCGACAAGATGGCGTTGACGGAAAAGGATGTCGGTGGAGGGAAAGAGAAGGGTGAGATTGAAGATAATGGTTTACTGAAAACGGTTGAGTCGTCATTAGGTGTTAGTAGTTCTTCAACATGTGTTAGTTTGATAGAGAAGAGTTACGACGGGAAAGATGCACTTGGTTATGCTAATATTTTACGATCTAGAAGCAAATTTGTGGAAGCTCTTGCTATATATGAAAGTGTGCTTGAGAAAGACGATAGAAATGTTGAGGCTCATATTGGCAAAGGAATTTGTTTGCAGATGCAAAATATGGGAAAACAGGCTTTCGAGAGCTTTTCCGAAGCTGTTAAGTTAGATCCACAGAACGCGTGTGCACTTACTCATTGTGGTATTTTGTATAAAGACGAAGGTCGATTAGTTGAGGCTGCTGAGGTATTATTATTGTGTTTATTGAAACTAGTATACTGTTATACTTGTGATGTTAAGATCTTTTATTGGTTTAGCTTGCTATTTGTTCATGTAGTCATACAAAAAGGCTCTAGAGATAGATCCATCGTATAAACCAGCAGCAGAATGCCTGTCAATTGTACTAACAGATATTGGAACGAGTTTAAAGCTTGCTGGTAACACTCAAGAGGGAATTCAGAAGTATTATGATGCTATAAAGATTGACCCTCATTATGCTGTAATTTTATCTTTATTATACATCACGATAAGTTTTCCTTTCATCTATTGCTATATTAGATGGTGATGTGTTTGGTATTTTGGGCAGCCTGCTTTTTACAACCTTGGAGTTGTATATTCTGAATTGATGCAATATGATACGGCACTTAACTGCTATGAAAAGGCTGCTTTGGAAAGACCTATGTATGCCGAAGCATATTGTAACATGGGTGTGATTTACAAGAACCGTGGAGATCTTGAGTCAGCTATTGCCTGCTATGAGAGGTAATGAATGTTTTTTAATCATCTTCCAGTAGGGTAACCATTATTATGTTTTGCTAATTAACTTTGTATGGTTTTTTTGTTGTGTTTTTCAGGTGTTTGGCGGTGTCACCCAACTTTGAGATTGCTAAGAATAACATGGCAATTGCCTTAACAGATTTGGGTACAAAGGTAATTTCCCATAACCTGATTTGTTATTTAATTTTTAGATGTCATTTTAAATCATGATATGTTTTTACTTTTTAGGTGAAATTGGAGGGAGATATTAACCAAGGTGTGGCATATTATAAAAAAGCTCTGTACTATAATTGGCATTATGCGGATGCCATGTACAATCTTGGAGTTGCTTATGGGGAAATGCTGAAGTTTGAAATGGTAACACCGATTGATACTGTTAATTCGTTTTTATTATCTTCTGTTTTTTGTATAAAAGCATTACATACACTCATCTCTGTAAGTGCCTCTGTGTTGTTTTCTAAAAATTGTAGTAAGCACTGATTTCTATCTGCAGGCAATTGTGTTCTATGAGCTTGCTTTCCACTTCAATCCCCGTTGTGCAGAAGCATGCAATAATCTTGGAGTTATATATAAAGACCGAGACAACCTTGATAAAGCTGTAGAATGCTATCAGGTAAACATTGCAAGTATATGTGTCACATGTCTAATACATGATCTACTTCTgatagtggtttttttttttttttttctgattttcCCTTGAAGTTGGCTTTGTCGATTAAACCTAATTTCTCTCAATCGTTGAACAACCTTGGAGTAGTCTACACAGTGCAGGTACAGTTACATCTATCAGTATCTTATAAAGCAATATGATTCAACTAATACTTGATTgcaaatataaataaatatacagGGTAAAATGGATGCTGCTGCTAGCATGATAGAGAAAGCAATTGTGGCAAATACCACTTATGCAGAAGCTTACAATAATTTAGGTTTGTTTCCAACATAATCATACACTGACATTTTATCAGACTAAATTATATACATGAAGGTTGTTAAGTGTGCAAACCAATTATGTGAGTTGCACTTTTCTGATATACCAAACCAACTATTTATGGCGCACCAGGCGAGCGCTTTTGATAACCATGGTCTATAGAAGTTTTAACTTCATAGTAAAAGCTTACTTTTTAACTATCTTACAACTTCTTGTTActgtttttttttctgttttactTGTCATGCTTTCAGTTATTTGTTATAAACTGTTACTTGTAGGAGTTCTGTACAGAGATGCTGGAAGTATATCTTTGGCTGTTGAAGCATATGAACAGTGTCTTAAGATTGACCCAGATTCTCGCAACGCGGGCCAGGTATCAATTTGTTAATGTTTCACAGATCATGCGATTTGTTGCATATTCATGTGATTTGACTTAGGTAGTATACATGATGGCTTAAATTATAATGTGGGATGATCTTTCTAACTTTTTAAAATGGAGACATGATGTGAAGTCATATTTAGTTTTTGTGAAGACAATGTAATTACGAAGAGAGACAGCATCAGctcacatgtttttttttttttttttttttttttttttctacaaaAGAGTTGCTGATGTGAGTGGTGGTAATTCTGATGAAATATTCCGCTGATAATACATCCTGCATTTTGAATCAGACCATATTCAAATAGACAGTTAATCATTCCTACTAGTAGTACTCTTTAATGATTCCAGTTTGATTTATCTGAGTTTATTTATTGATGAACATGATATAAATCTATAAATAAATGCTGGTGTATTGGCTTGCATGATTATATTTACATTTTTAAGTGAGTTTATTTGATCATTTTCACTTGCTATAAAGTAGGAGCTTGTAATTTGGTATTACGTTAATGATGTCTTAATAACATAATGCAGACTTAATCAATAAATGAAGACGGTCAAAAAATAGATTCATTTAACATTGTTTCTATTGCTGAACTTGACTATTATTTGCAGAACCGATTACTTGCGATGAACTACATTAATGAGGGAACTGATGATAAATTATTTGAAGCTCACAGGTTCTTTTAACTACCACATATGTCAAATACGTAATCTCTGTATGTCGATAGACAAAACGAGTAAACTAAAAAAACACTTCTATGATTTCTTGCAGGGACTGGGGTCTGCGCTTCATGAGATTATTTCCTCAATATACTTCATGGGACAATTCAAAAGATCCAGAAAGACCGCTTGTTATTGGATACGTGTCTCCAGATTATTTTACACATTCGGTATCTTATTTCATTGAAGCACCCCTTATCTATCACGACTACGTTAACTATAAGGTTGTTGTTTACTCAGCGGTTGTTAAGGTATGTGTTTGTTTATATGCCACATGCAGTTATAAACGTATAACTTATACGTGGCTTATATTTTTTTAAAGGTATCTGTAACTG belongs to Helianthus annuus cultivar XRQ/B chromosome 5, HanXRQr2.0-SUNRISE, whole genome shotgun sequence and includes:
- the LOC110939898 gene encoding probable UDP-N-acetylglucosamine--peptide N-acetylglucosaminyltransferase SPINDLY — its product is MALTEKDVGGGKEKGEIEDNGLLKTVESSLGVSSSSTCVSLIEKSYDGKDALGYANILRSRSKFVEALAIYESVLEKDDRNVEAHIGKGICLQMQNMGKQAFESFSEAVKLDPQNACALTHCGILYKDEGRLVEAAESYKKALEIDPSYKPAAECLSIVLTDIGTSLKLAGNTQEGIQKYYDAIKIDPHYAPAFYNLGVVYSELMQYDTALNCYEKAALERPMYAEAYCNMGVIYKNRGDLESAIACYERCLAVSPNFEIAKNNMAIALTDLGTKVKLEGDINQGVAYYKKALYYNWHYADAMYNLGVAYGEMLKFEMAIVFYELAFHFNPRCAEACNNLGVIYKDRDNLDKAVECYQLALSIKPNFSQSLNNLGVVYTVQGKMDAAASMIEKAIVANTTYAEAYNNLGVLYRDAGSISLAVEAYEQCLKIDPDSRNAGQNRLLAMNYINEGTDDKLFEAHRDWGLRFMRLFPQYTSWDNSKDPERPLVIGYVSPDYFTHSVSYFIEAPLIYHDYVNYKVVVYSAVVKADAKTNKFRDRVLKGGGVWRDIYGIDEKKVAAMVREDKVDILVELTGHTANNKLGMMACRPAPLQVTWIGYPNTTGLPTIDYRITDALADPRDTKQKHVEDLVRLPDCFLCYTPSPEAGPASPAPALSNGFITFGSFNNLAKITPKVLQVWAKILCAVPNSRLIVKCKPFCCDSVRQKFLSTLEQLGLEPLRVDLLPLILLNHDHMQAYSLMDISLDTFPYAGTTTTCESLYMGVPCVTMGGSVHAHNVGVSLLTAVGLKHLIAKTEDEYIRLAIQLASDMTALSNLRVDLRNLMLKSPLCNGSRFITGLESAYRDMWRGYCKGNIPSLKRMEILQNQTPQVTSLPSKDDPLGTIKENGFSLNPSHLLTGEENGSQCSSSGQSKTES